One segment of Streptomyces sp. NA02950 DNA contains the following:
- a CDS encoding putative quinol monooxygenase yields the protein MSNTLTIVAGFTAKPGQEQRLRDELNAMIAPSLAEEGCICYQPFTDPNNADRMIIIEEWASSAALDHHFSLPHFKHVAQVLDEILAEPFTLRRLTDIPA from the coding sequence ATGTCGAACACGCTCACGATCGTTGCCGGCTTCACCGCCAAGCCGGGCCAGGAGCAGCGTCTGCGCGACGAGCTGAACGCGATGATCGCGCCATCCCTGGCGGAGGAGGGGTGCATCTGCTACCAGCCGTTCACCGATCCCAACAACGCCGATCGCATGATCATCATCGAGGAGTGGGCCAGCAGCGCGGCCCTGGACCACCACTTCTCGCTGCCGCACTTCAAGCATGTCGCCCAGGTCCTGGACGAGATCCTCGCCGAGCCGTTCACCCTGCGCCGCCTGACCGACATCCCCGCCTGA
- a CDS encoding VOC family protein — translation MPYLGLVTVVVRDYDEAIAFYVDVLGFSLLEDTRVDDWKRWVVVAPRGATESAVLLARAATGEQEARIGDQTGGRVGWFLNTEAFERDYERMRAAGVVFEEAPRQESYGTVAVFRDLYGNRWDLIQLARHRDVREAASE, via the coding sequence ATGCCTTATCTCGGACTGGTGACCGTGGTCGTACGTGACTACGACGAGGCCATCGCTTTCTACGTGGACGTTCTGGGGTTCAGCCTTCTCGAGGACACCCGTGTCGATGACTGGAAACGCTGGGTTGTCGTCGCTCCGCGCGGGGCTACGGAATCGGCGGTGCTCCTGGCCCGGGCCGCGACCGGTGAGCAGGAAGCGCGTATCGGCGATCAGACGGGCGGGCGTGTCGGCTGGTTCTTGAACACCGAGGCGTTCGAACGCGACTACGAGCGAATGCGGGCCGCTGGGGTCGTGTTCGAGGAGGCACCGCGGCAGGAGTCGTATGGCACGGTGGCCGTCTTCAGGGATCTGTACGGGAACCGTTGGGACTTGATCCAACTGGCCCGTCACCGTGACGTCAGAGAGGCTGCCTCGGAGTGA
- a CDS encoding amidohydrolase family protein — MKAAGPTVAWRELDEALAAHPARFLGFGSVRLGRPSAETAAAVAHDVIARGLHGIGELTPPPDQAALVEPVLQAACDYAGLPVVVHGYAPTTAADVRTLAGLAARYPCTPVS, encoded by the coding sequence GTGAAGGCGGCCGGGCCGACCGTGGCCTGGCGGGAGCTTGACGAGGCGCTGGCTGCCCACCCTGCCCGCTTCCTCGGTTTTGGCTCCGTCCGGCTGGGCCGCCCGTCCGCCGAGACCGCGGCCGCGGTCGCCCACGACGTGATCGCCCGCGGATTGCACGGCATCGGCGAGCTCACCCCGCCCCCCGACCAGGCGGCCCTGGTGGAGCCGGTCCTCCAGGCCGCGTGCGACTACGCCGGGCTCCCGGTGGTCGTCCACGGATACGCGCCCACGACCGCGGCCGATGTGCGTACCCTGGCCGGACTGGCGGCCCGCTACCCGTGTACACCGGTCTCGTAA
- a CDS encoding nitroreductase/quinone reductase family protein produces MPRTGDTTFRAVTALQRRVVNPISRRMPFQTLLETTGRVSGLPRRTPLGGRHEGRTFWLVSEFGEKSQYVRNIQADPRVRVRIKGRWYTGTAHPLPQDDARARLRALPQLNSAVVHAVGNALLTVRVDLDT; encoded by the coding sequence ATGCCACGCACTGGCGACACCACATTCCGGGCCGTCACGGCCCTCCAGCGGCGGGTGGTCAACCCCATCTCCCGCCGGATGCCGTTCCAGACCCTTCTGGAGACGACCGGACGCGTCTCCGGACTGCCCCGGCGGACACCCCTGGGTGGGCGGCACGAGGGGCGGACGTTCTGGCTGGTCTCCGAGTTCGGCGAGAAGTCGCAGTACGTGCGCAACATCCAGGCCGACCCCCGGGTCCGGGTGCGGATCAAAGGCCGCTGGTACACCGGGACCGCGCACCCGCTGCCGCAGGACGACGCCCGCGCGCGGCTCCGCGCCTTGCCGCAGTTGAACAGCGCGGTGGTACACGCTGTCGGCAACGCCCTGCTGACCGTACGGGTGGATCTCGACACCTGA
- a CDS encoding ABC-F family ATP-binding cassette domain-containing protein — translation MIAVHGVELRAGARLLLSDISFTVSPGDRIGLVGRNGAGKTTLMTALAGRTGPTAGTITRTGPVGLLAQDSRAADSTVTVTDRILSARGLERALRRLRTAEAAMAGAAEPAALERAMNDYARAEAAFQAGGGYAAEAEAARVAAGLGLPDRVMGEPLGTLSGGQRRRVELARILLSGQDGGTLLLDEPTNHLDADSVGWLRAFLRGHHGGLVVISHDTSLLADVVNRVFHLDATRATIDIHNTGWDAYLTQREADERRRARERVGAEPKAAALHAQADKMKARSATATMAKSMMRRADRMLAELEPARRTERVAKLRLPEPEPCGRMPLGAVGLTKSYGGHQVLSGVDLAVDRGSRLVVLGLNGAGKTTLLRILAGEQRPDAGRVVHGHGLRLGYFAQEHDTLSGDRSVRQNLADAAPHLTDGEVRHVLGAFLFSGDDADKPAEVLSGGEKARLALAALVHSGANVLLLDEPTNNLDPASRAEVLAAVGSYPGAIVMVTHDAGAIDALRPDRVLLLPDADEDLWNEDYRGLVALA, via the coding sequence ATGATTGCCGTTCATGGCGTCGAGCTGCGCGCGGGTGCCCGCCTGCTGCTGTCCGACATCTCCTTCACCGTCTCGCCCGGCGACCGCATCGGTCTGGTCGGCCGCAATGGCGCGGGCAAGACCACCTTGATGACCGCCCTCGCCGGGCGGACCGGGCCCACCGCCGGGACGATCACCCGCACCGGCCCGGTCGGGCTTCTCGCCCAGGACTCCCGGGCGGCCGACTCCACGGTCACCGTGACCGACCGGATCCTGTCCGCCCGCGGTCTGGAGCGGGCGCTGCGGCGGCTGCGCACGGCGGAGGCGGCCATGGCCGGGGCCGCGGAGCCCGCCGCGCTGGAGCGGGCCATGAACGACTACGCACGTGCCGAGGCCGCCTTCCAGGCCGGTGGCGGGTACGCCGCGGAGGCCGAGGCCGCCCGGGTCGCGGCCGGTCTGGGCTTGCCCGACCGGGTGATGGGCGAGCCGTTGGGCACGCTGTCCGGCGGACAGCGGCGCCGGGTCGAGCTGGCGCGGATCCTGCTCTCCGGCCAGGACGGCGGGACACTGCTGCTGGACGAGCCGACCAACCACCTCGACGCCGACTCCGTCGGCTGGCTGCGCGCCTTCCTCCGCGGCCACCACGGCGGTCTCGTTGTGATCAGCCACGACACCTCGCTGCTCGCCGACGTCGTCAACCGGGTGTTCCATCTGGACGCCACCCGGGCGACGATCGACATCCACAACACCGGGTGGGACGCCTACCTCACCCAGCGGGAGGCGGACGAACGGCGGCGTGCCCGGGAGCGGGTCGGTGCCGAGCCCAAGGCCGCGGCCCTGCACGCGCAGGCGGACAAAATGAAGGCCCGGTCGGCCACCGCGACGATGGCCAAGAGCATGATGCGGCGCGCCGATCGCATGCTCGCCGAACTGGAACCGGCCCGGCGGACGGAGCGGGTCGCCAAGCTCCGGCTGCCCGAGCCGGAGCCGTGCGGACGGATGCCGCTGGGCGCGGTCGGTCTGACCAAGTCCTACGGCGGACACCAGGTCCTGTCCGGGGTCGATCTGGCCGTGGACCGAGGCAGCCGGCTGGTTGTCCTCGGCCTCAACGGCGCCGGCAAGACCACACTGTTGCGCATCCTGGCGGGCGAGCAGCGGCCGGACGCGGGCCGTGTGGTGCACGGACACGGGCTGCGGCTGGGCTACTTCGCGCAGGAACACGACACCCTGAGCGGGGACCGGTCCGTCCGGCAGAACCTGGCGGACGCCGCCCCCCATCTGACCGACGGTGAAGTGCGGCATGTGCTGGGCGCGTTCCTGTTCTCCGGGGACGACGCCGACAAGCCCGCCGAGGTGCTCTCCGGCGGCGAGAAGGCCCGGCTGGCGCTGGCCGCTCTGGTGCACTCCGGGGCCAACGTTCTGCTGCTGGACGAGCCGACCAACAACCTCGATCCCGCGTCCCGGGCCGAAGTCCTGGCCGCGGTCGGTTCCTACCCCGGCGCCATCGTGATGGTCACCCACGACGCGGGCGCCATCGACGCCCTGCGGCCCGACCGCGTCCTGCTCCTGCCGGACGCGGACGAGGACCTGTGGAACGAGGACTACCGCGGCCTCGTCGCCCTCGCCTGA
- a CDS encoding DUF3592 domain-containing protein — MSPSVVPWFLSTVFMLIGGTLGVIAYRGFRKVRRLLQRGARTQGVVTRLRATEMRPAGSEATITLKSSGTTVYYPVISWTTADNHPMETEGTLARPLGRTPAPGTRVTVVYDPADPSRWTLSSEGTVMYGLVAGIGAVFAVAGVTILLVRVLAGPF; from the coding sequence ATGTCCCCTTCTGTTGTCCCTTGGTTCCTGTCCACGGTCTTCATGCTGATCGGTGGCACCCTCGGTGTGATCGCGTACCGCGGCTTCCGGAAGGTTCGGCGTCTGCTCCAGCGGGGCGCGAGGACGCAGGGGGTGGTGACCCGATTGAGGGCCACCGAGATGCGCCCCGCCGGTTCGGAGGCCACGATCACGCTGAAGAGCTCAGGGACCACCGTGTACTACCCGGTCATCTCCTGGACCACGGCGGACAACCACCCGATGGAGACGGAGGGCACCCTTGCCCGCCCCCTCGGCAGGACCCCTGCCCCCGGCACCCGGGTCACGGTGGTCTACGACCCGGCGGACCCCTCTCGCTGGACGCTTTCGTCCGAGGGCACCGTCATGTACGGGCTCGTCGCCGGGATAGGGGCGGTCTTCGCGGTGGCAGGGGTGACGATCTTGTTGGTGCGAGTGCTCGCGGGGCCGTTCTGA
- a CDS encoding HAMP domain-containing sensor histidine kinase, translating into MTRRLLLSYLALALLVLVGLEIPLGYFYARGEESRFSQGVERDASMLAEVAEENIEKGNLEALPELAQEYAEDNGARVVVVDRTGRVLTDSVGAAAVGADVSGQTDIAAALRNEATTATHTDPQAGDVLVATMPGSSGTTIRGALQVTYPMTMVTDREHRIWLALALAGACVLAAVAVVAFTMARWITRPLRTLERATTQLADGHLDNPPDSATGPPELRRLATSFTHTATRLQHLLEAQHGFAAEASHQLKTPLASLRLRLENLEPYLDPRAHTSLEETIEEVERLSRMVHGLLALARLESAATTPEPVDLDAVLADRAAIWEPLASEQHVTVVVTGPAVGRVWAIPGALEQITDNLLANALRVSPPGTAITLARAPGAEVHVIDQGPGMPQADRERAFDRFWRASDSHHDGTGLGLPIVRHLVHASGGEISLNAAPGGGLDARVRLRPADQERRSGNITSRAAQHFGRRTPTHRSGPRSPV; encoded by the coding sequence GTGACGCGTCGCCTGCTGCTGAGCTACCTGGCGCTGGCGCTGCTGGTGCTCGTGGGTCTGGAGATTCCGCTCGGCTACTTCTACGCCCGTGGGGAGGAATCCCGCTTCTCCCAGGGCGTCGAGCGTGACGCGTCGATGCTGGCCGAAGTCGCAGAGGAGAACATCGAGAAGGGCAACCTGGAGGCCCTGCCCGAACTGGCGCAGGAGTACGCCGAAGACAACGGCGCCCGCGTGGTGGTCGTCGACCGCACCGGCCGCGTTCTGACCGACTCCGTGGGTGCCGCCGCCGTCGGGGCCGATGTGTCCGGGCAGACGGACATCGCCGCCGCCTTGCGTAACGAGGCCACCACCGCCACCCACACGGACCCCCAAGCCGGTGATGTCCTGGTGGCGACCATGCCGGGCTCCTCCGGGACCACCATCCGTGGCGCGCTACAGGTGACGTACCCGATGACGATGGTCACCGACCGGGAGCACCGCATCTGGCTCGCTCTCGCCCTCGCCGGAGCATGCGTACTTGCCGCCGTGGCCGTTGTGGCGTTCACCATGGCCCGCTGGATCACGCGCCCCCTGCGCACCCTGGAGCGGGCTACCACCCAGCTCGCCGACGGACACCTGGACAACCCGCCCGACTCCGCCACCGGACCACCCGAACTGCGCAGACTGGCCACCTCGTTCACCCACACCGCCACACGGCTGCAACACCTGCTCGAAGCCCAGCATGGATTCGCCGCCGAGGCTTCCCACCAGCTCAAAACCCCGCTGGCCTCGCTGCGGCTACGGCTGGAGAACCTCGAGCCCTACCTCGACCCGCGCGCCCACACCAGCCTCGAGGAGACCATCGAGGAAGTCGAACGGCTCAGCCGCATGGTGCACGGACTACTCGCCCTCGCCCGCCTGGAGAGCGCCGCCACCACCCCCGAGCCGGTGGACCTGGATGCCGTCCTCGCCGACCGGGCCGCCATATGGGAACCGCTCGCCTCCGAACAGCACGTCACCGTGGTTGTCACGGGGCCGGCGGTCGGCCGGGTGTGGGCGATTCCCGGGGCGTTGGAGCAGATCACCGACAACCTGCTCGCCAACGCGCTGCGTGTCTCCCCGCCCGGCACGGCCATCACCCTCGCCCGTGCGCCAGGTGCCGAAGTCCACGTCATCGACCAGGGCCCCGGCATGCCGCAGGCCGACCGGGAACGCGCCTTCGACCGCTTCTGGCGCGCCTCCGATTCCCACCACGACGGCACCGGACTCGGCCTGCCGATCGTCCGCCACCTGGTCCACGCCTCCGGCGGAGAGATCAGCCTCAACGCCGCACCGGGCGGCGGCCTGGATGCCCGTGTCCGGCTGCGTCCCGCGGACCAGGAACGCCGTTCCGGCAACATCACCTCACGTGCTGCTCAGCACTTCGGCCGTCGAACACCGACACACAGAAGCGGACCGCGTAGCCCCGTCTGA
- a CDS encoding response regulator transcription factor encodes MRLLLIEDDDRIAGPVTEGLERYGFTVDRARTGAAGLARTVEDPDLVLLDLGLPDMDGLDVCRRLRARSAIPIIMITARGEEADRVVGLEIGADDYVAKPFGVRELVARIRAVTRRTAGHLAPADAPASAETPSASVPGAGPQRLGRLEIDRRTREVRIEGCEVALSPREFDLLAYLAQDPGAVHSRQQIMDTVWDPHFFGPTKTLDAHVAALRRKLGDPAWITTARGVGFRLTVPAGRPGNGSPPKAVS; translated from the coding sequence ATGCGGCTGCTATTGATCGAAGACGATGACCGGATCGCCGGTCCTGTCACCGAAGGGCTTGAGCGGTACGGGTTCACCGTCGACCGGGCGCGCACCGGTGCCGCCGGACTTGCGAGGACCGTTGAGGACCCCGATCTGGTTCTGCTCGATCTCGGACTGCCCGACATGGACGGCTTGGACGTCTGCCGTCGCCTGCGCGCCCGGTCCGCCATCCCCATCATCATGATTACTGCCCGGGGGGAGGAGGCCGACCGGGTCGTCGGACTGGAGATTGGGGCGGATGACTATGTCGCCAAGCCGTTCGGCGTGCGGGAGCTGGTCGCCCGGATCCGGGCAGTGACGCGCCGCACCGCCGGTCATCTGGCGCCGGCGGATGCCCCGGCATCCGCGGAGACGCCTTCGGCGTCCGTGCCTGGAGCTGGTCCGCAGCGGCTGGGCCGGCTGGAGATCGACCGGCGCACCCGGGAGGTCCGCATCGAGGGCTGTGAAGTGGCCCTGTCTCCGCGGGAATTCGACTTGCTCGCCTATCTCGCCCAGGACCCCGGCGCGGTGCACTCCCGGCAGCAGATCATGGACACGGTATGGGACCCGCACTTCTTCGGGCCCACCAAGACGCTGGATGCGCACGTCGCCGCCCTGCGCCGCAAACTGGGCGATCCGGCCTGGATCACTACGGCGCGTGGTGTCGGCTTCCGTCTCACCGTCCCTGCCGGGCGGCCCGGGAACGGCTCGCCGCCAAAGGCCGTGTCGTGA
- a CDS encoding PepSY domain-containing protein, whose product MRVLPRRALTAAPAALLMFALVACGGGSDSDSGKDEGTQQSAQGAGSGGNAEAERGVEEEAGEEKEPPLTGEVKKKAEAAALAKYPGTVVKSEEDTEKPGMYAVEVKKSDGTTVEVYLDKSYTVTDTEEEGTEEAENGG is encoded by the coding sequence ATGCGTGTATTGCCCCGCCGTGCCCTCACCGCTGCTCCCGCCGCTCTCCTGATGTTCGCTCTGGTGGCCTGCGGCGGTGGGTCCGACTCCGACTCCGGGAAGGACGAAGGCACTCAGCAGTCTGCGCAGGGTGCCGGCAGTGGTGGGAATGCCGAGGCGGAGCGAGGCGTCGAGGAGGAGGCAGGTGAGGAGAAGGAACCGCCGCTGACCGGCGAGGTGAAGAAGAAAGCGGAGGCGGCGGCACTGGCCAAGTACCCGGGGACTGTCGTGAAGTCCGAGGAGGACACCGAGAAGCCGGGCATGTACGCGGTGGAGGTCAAAAAGTCGGACGGTACGACGGTGGAGGTCTACCTCGACAAGAGCTACACCGTCACCGACACCGAGGAGGAAGGCACCGAGGAGGCGGAGAACGGCGGTTGA
- a CDS encoding aldehyde dehydrogenase family protein, with protein sequence MTTSTSTQTLRIGNLIAGRRLPGEGSERRNPADPTDLVAVAPSSGGDEADAAVSAAADAQPAWAALPAPARGAVLMDAAEILRGRHETVARDLVREEGKTLAEARGEVRRAIDVLRYFGSAGWHSDGRTLPSSQPDTLVHTRREPLGVVGVITPWNFPVAIPAWKTAPALISGNAVVLKPAEITPVSAHHLSEALLAAGLPPGVLNVVHGRGSVVGESLTADPRVAAVSFTGSTSVGLRIERALHERRGRVQVEMGGKNALVVLDDADVAKAARIASAGGFALTGQACTASSRVICTPAVHDALVDALIGEARRYRPGNGLAEGTLMGPVVSEQQLASDLDAIRTARAEGATVAAGGESAQGLMLDPAILTNVGRGDTVARDEIFGPVLAVLPAADLDEAIDLVNDSRYGLAAGICTRDLAAAQHFAHHARAGVIKVNRPTTGLDLNVPFGGVKDSSTNTYREQGATAVDFYTWSKSVYLGWDG encoded by the coding sequence ATGACCACCAGCACGAGCACCCAAACCCTCAGGATCGGCAACCTGATCGCGGGCCGACGGCTGCCCGGCGAGGGCTCCGAACGCCGCAATCCCGCCGACCCCACCGACCTGGTCGCCGTCGCCCCCTCCTCCGGCGGGGACGAGGCCGACGCCGCGGTCAGCGCCGCCGCCGACGCCCAGCCCGCGTGGGCGGCGCTGCCGGCGCCCGCACGCGGCGCCGTGCTCATGGACGCGGCGGAGATCCTCCGCGGCCGCCACGAGACCGTCGCCCGCGACCTGGTCCGGGAGGAGGGCAAGACCCTCGCCGAGGCCCGCGGCGAGGTACGCCGCGCCATCGACGTCCTCCGGTACTTCGGCTCCGCCGGCTGGCACTCCGACGGTCGGACCCTGCCCAGCTCGCAGCCCGACACCCTCGTCCACACCCGCCGCGAACCACTCGGCGTGGTGGGAGTGATCACCCCGTGGAACTTCCCCGTCGCGATACCCGCGTGGAAGACGGCCCCGGCCCTGATCAGCGGGAACGCGGTGGTGCTCAAACCCGCGGAGATCACTCCGGTGTCGGCCCACCACCTGAGCGAAGCCCTGCTGGCGGCGGGACTGCCGCCGGGCGTTCTCAACGTCGTCCACGGCCGCGGTTCCGTCGTCGGCGAGTCGCTGACCGCTGACCCGCGGGTCGCGGCGGTGTCGTTCACCGGCTCCACCTCCGTCGGCCTGCGCATCGAGCGCGCCCTTCACGAGCGGCGCGGACGCGTCCAGGTGGAGATGGGCGGCAAGAACGCCCTGGTCGTCCTCGACGACGCGGACGTGGCGAAGGCCGCGCGCATCGCGTCCGCGGGAGGCTTCGCCCTGACCGGTCAGGCCTGCACCGCCTCCTCCCGCGTCATCTGCACCCCCGCCGTGCACGACGCCCTCGTCGACGCCCTCATTGGGGAGGCCCGGCGCTACCGGCCCGGCAACGGCCTGGCCGAGGGCACGCTCATGGGGCCGGTGGTCAGCGAGCAACAGCTCGCGAGCGATCTGGACGCGATCCGGACGGCCCGTGCCGAAGGGGCGACGGTAGCCGCCGGAGGCGAAAGCGCCCAGGGCCTGATGCTGGATCCGGCGATCCTGACGAACGTGGGGCGGGGCGACACGGTGGCCCGCGACGAGATCTTCGGGCCCGTCCTGGCCGTCCTGCCGGCCGCCGACCTCGACGAGGCGATCGACCTCGTGAACGACTCCCGCTACGGCCTCGCCGCCGGGATCTGCACCCGCGACCTCGCCGCGGCCCAGCACTTCGCCCACCACGCCCGGGCCGGTGTCATCAAGGTCAACCGGCCGACCACCGGGCTCGACCTCAACGTCCCCTTCGGCGGCGTGAAGGACTCCTCCACCAACACCTACCGTGAACAGGGGGCGACCGCGGTCGACTTCTACACCTGGTCGAAATCGGTGTACCTGGGCTGGGACGGTTAG
- the add gene encoding adenosine deaminase — protein sequence MTAAPRDLALLPKAHLHLHLEGSMRPGTLADLAAAAGVPAPGVRDYRTFAEFGARYADAVALVRTESDLRRVVREVVEDAAADGAVWLEPAVNPLAYRGRLGPPGHVLDVLLDEARTSADRLGIGCGLMVTVLRNLPPRTAEELARLAATRAGAGVVAFGLAADEERYAPEPFSRAFATARDAGLISAPHAGELMGEASILGALDALGADRIGHGIRAIESPGLMARLTAEGTVLDVCPTSNVSLGLVATLADHPLPQLLAAGVRCTIGADDPLLCGTGLLGEYTAARDVLGLDDDRLRAVARCSLEASGAPSATVTAALRDIDAWPDTRATNATRPHP from the coding sequence GTGACGGCGGCCCCACGCGACCTCGCGCTCCTCCCCAAGGCCCATCTGCATCTCCACCTGGAGGGCTCGATGCGGCCCGGCACACTCGCCGACCTGGCGGCCGCCGCCGGTGTGCCGGCCCCGGGCGTCCGTGACTACCGCACCTTCGCCGAGTTCGGCGCCCGCTACGCCGACGCGGTGGCCCTCGTCCGCACCGAGTCCGATCTGCGCCGGGTCGTCCGCGAGGTCGTCGAGGACGCGGCCGCCGACGGCGCGGTGTGGCTCGAACCCGCCGTCAACCCGCTGGCCTACCGCGGCCGCCTGGGGCCGCCGGGACACGTCCTCGACGTCCTGCTGGACGAGGCGCGCACCAGCGCGGACCGGCTCGGCATCGGCTGCGGCCTGATGGTGACCGTCCTGCGCAACCTCCCCCCGCGGACCGCCGAGGAGCTCGCGCGACTGGCGGCGACCAGGGCCGGAGCGGGGGTGGTCGCGTTCGGGCTCGCCGCCGACGAGGAGAGGTACGCCCCCGAGCCCTTTTCCCGGGCCTTCGCCACCGCCCGGGACGCGGGCCTGATCAGCGCCCCGCACGCCGGTGAACTCATGGGCGAGGCAAGCATCCTGGGAGCCCTGGACGCACTCGGCGCCGACCGGATCGGCCACGGGATACGGGCCATCGAGTCACCCGGTCTGATGGCCAGACTCACCGCCGAGGGCACCGTCCTCGATGTGTGCCCCACGTCCAACGTCTCACTGGGCCTGGTGGCAACGCTCGCCGACCACCCCCTGCCCCAACTCCTGGCGGCGGGAGTGCGCTGCACGATCGGGGCCGACGACCCCCTGCTGTGCGGAACCGGACTGCTCGGCGAGTACACCGCCGCCCGCGACGTCCTGGGCCTCGACGACGACCGCCTCCGCGCGGTGGCGCGCTGCTCCCTGGAGGCGTCCGGTGCCCCGTCGGCCACGGTCACGGCCGCGCTTCGGGACATCGATGCATGGCCGGACACACGGGCCACCAACGCCACCCGCCCCCATCCGTGA
- a CDS encoding SDR family oxidoreductase translates to MDLGISARTALVAASTSGLGRAVAEALAAEGARVVVAARRGDLAREIAATLPAAVGVEADLSAADGPRVMVEAARRAFGDPDILVLNGPGPQPGQAAATTDSDLTGALETLLLAQQRLTALTLPAMRARGWGRIVAIGSSGVAAPLPGMALSNTGRAATAAYLKTLAGEVAADGVTVNLLLPGRIATERVAALDRARADREQRAVADVEAASRATIPAGRYGTPEEFGAAAAFLCSAPASYITGTALRCDGGLVREL, encoded by the coding sequence ATGGACCTCGGAATCAGCGCGAGGACCGCCCTGGTCGCCGCCTCCACCTCCGGACTCGGCCGCGCTGTCGCCGAAGCCCTCGCGGCCGAAGGCGCGCGGGTGGTGGTCGCCGCACGGCGGGGCGACCTGGCCAGGGAGATCGCGGCGACCCTGCCCGCGGCGGTCGGTGTCGAAGCGGACCTGAGCGCGGCCGACGGCCCCCGCGTCATGGTCGAGGCCGCGCGCCGCGCGTTCGGCGACCCCGACATCCTGGTCCTCAACGGGCCGGGCCCCCAACCCGGGCAGGCCGCGGCCACCACGGACAGCGATCTCACCGGCGCCCTGGAAACCCTCCTGCTGGCCCAGCAGCGGCTGACGGCGCTGACACTGCCCGCCATGCGCGCACGCGGGTGGGGCAGGATCGTGGCCATCGGCTCCAGCGGTGTCGCCGCGCCCCTGCCGGGCATGGCCCTGTCCAACACCGGGCGGGCGGCGACCGCCGCCTACCTCAAAACCCTCGCGGGCGAGGTGGCGGCCGATGGTGTCACCGTCAACCTGCTGCTGCCGGGGCGCATCGCGACGGAGCGGGTCGCCGCACTCGACCGGGCCAGGGCGGACCGGGAACAGCGGGCCGTGGCCGACGTCGAGGCCGCGTCCCGCGCCACCATCCCCGCGGGGCGCTACGGTACCCCCGAGGAATTCGGCGCGGCGGCCGCGTTCCTCTGCTCGGCGCCCGCCTCGTACATCACCGGCACCGCGCTGCGCTGCGACGGAGGGCTGGTGCGCGAGCTGTGA
- a CDS encoding dihydrodipicolinate synthase family protein: MSHHLAPGVWGVVATPFVGSAHTVDETGLTRLVRHYEAIGATGLTVLGVFGEASRLSAGERRTVLEVVAESVGLPLVAGATALATAPVIEEARLVTETLGDRLAGLMVQVNSPDPITVAGHLNAVHEATGAPVVVQDYPATSGVTIRTADLAEAVKAVPSAVALKAEAPPTPSAVAALTAELDVPVFGGLGGLGLLDELACGAAGAMTGFSCPEGLIACTRAWHEGGYTAAREAYLPYLPLVNFEAQAGIGLAVRKEAIRRRGLFLEAGVRPPSRTLPEQLVPQLARHLSATPGAILAGAR; encoded by the coding sequence ATGTCACACCATCTGGCCCCCGGAGTCTGGGGGGTCGTGGCCACGCCCTTCGTCGGCTCCGCCCACACCGTCGACGAGACCGGCCTGACCCGCCTGGTACGGCACTACGAGGCCATCGGAGCCACCGGACTGACCGTCCTCGGCGTCTTCGGCGAGGCGTCCCGGCTGTCGGCGGGGGAGCGCCGCACCGTTCTCGAGGTGGTCGCCGAGAGCGTCGGCCTGCCGCTCGTCGCCGGTGCCACGGCGCTGGCCACCGCCCCGGTGATCGAAGAGGCGCGCCTGGTCACCGAGACGCTCGGTGACCGCCTCGCCGGACTCATGGTGCAGGTCAACTCACCGGATCCGATCACCGTGGCCGGTCATCTGAACGCGGTGCACGAGGCCACGGGCGCGCCCGTCGTCGTCCAGGACTATCCCGCGACCAGCGGGGTCACCATCCGCACGGCCGACCTGGCCGAAGCGGTGAAGGCCGTCCCCTCGGCCGTGGCGCTCAAGGCCGAGGCCCCGCCCACTCCTTCCGCGGTCGCGGCGCTGACCGCCGAACTCGATGTCCCGGTCTTCGGCGGCCTCGGCGGCCTGGGTCTCCTCGACGAGCTGGCCTGCGGTGCCGCGGGCGCCATGACCGGATTCTCCTGCCCCGAGGGGCTGATCGCGTGCACCCGGGCGTGGCACGAAGGAGGCTACACGGCGGCCCGCGAGGCGTATCTACCCTACCTCCCGCTCGTCAACTTCGAGGCGCAGGCAGGCATCGGCCTCGCCGTGCGCAAGGAGGCGATCCGGCGCCGCGGGCTGTTCCTGGAAGCCGGGGTGCGGCCGCCGTCCCGGACCCTGCCGGAACAGCTCGTTCCTCAACTGGCCCGGCATCTGTCCGCGACACCCGGCGCGATCCTGGCGGGGGCGCGCTGA